The following proteins come from a genomic window of Miscanthus floridulus cultivar M001 chromosome 2, ASM1932011v1, whole genome shotgun sequence:
- the LOC136528069 gene encoding uncharacterized protein, whose protein sequence is MSGGVGPTAGGGITLPSMGAPPPPLHPTPTSPTARPHHHYYLFSIKQLNTLGAAAVLAFSTTVPLSEIAFAVLLLPYLLLLARLAFPQRPGKPNPAAPVFPGVGGRLRLAVHTAVGFVVGAALPALYILDGLRAGDTAGVAAAAPHAFLLSAQVFTEGIAAAWPGTFSLPVRAAVPVMYSARRMFAASEWLREELQERDDLGRGPPVPPRRVVAGRALAAANLAFWGLNLFAFLLPFYLPRALRRYYLGSDHEDDGGAHAHLKQQQGEGKKDS, encoded by the coding sequence ATGTCAGGCGGCGTCGGCCCGACGGCGGGGGGCGGGATCACGCTGCCGTCCATGGGCGCGCCCCCACCGCCGCTGCACCCGACGCCCACCTCGCCCACGGCGCGGCCGCACCACCACTATTACCTCTTCTCCATCAAGCAGCTCAACACGCTGGGCGCGGCGGCCGTGCTCGCCTTCTCCACCACGGTCCCGCTGTCGGAGATCGCCTTCGCGGTGCTCCTCCtcccctacctcctcctcctcgcccggCTCGCCTTCCCGCAGCGCCCGGGCAAGCCCAACCCGGCCGCGCCCGTCTTCCCGGGCGTCGGCGGGCGGCTCCGCCTCGCCGTGCACACCGCGGTGGGGTTCGTCGTCGGCGCCGCGCTCCCGGCGCTCTACATCCTCGACGGCCTCCGGGCCGGGGACACGGCGGGTGTCGCCGCGGCGGCCCCGCACGCGTTCCTCCTCTCCGCGCAGGTGTTCACCGAGGGCATCGCCGCCGCGTGGCCCGGCACGTTCTCGCTCCCCGTCAGGGCCGCCGTGCCCGTGATGTACAGCGCGCGCAGGATGTTCGCGGCGTCCGAGTGGCTGCGCGAGGAGCTGCAGGAGCGCGACGACCTCGGGCGTGGCCCGCCCGTGCCGCCGCGGCGGGTGGTGGCCGGCAGGGCGCTCGCGGCCGCCAACCTGGCGTTCTGGGGGTTGAACCTCTTCGCGTTCCTGCTGCCCTTCTACCTGCCCAGGGCGCTCAGGAGGTACTACCTCGGCAGCGACCATGAGGATGACGGCGGCGCACACGCGCACTTGAAGCAGCAGCAGGGTGAAGGGAAGAAGGATTCGTAG